From Tepidibacillus fermentans, one genomic window encodes:
- the rplP gene encoding 50S ribosomal protein L16: MLMPKRVKHRKEHRGKMRGRAKGGTEVAFGEYGLQALEPAWVTNRQIEAARIAMTRYIKRGGKVWIKIFPSKPITQKPLEVRMGSGKGSPEKWVAVVKPGKILFELAGVSEEVAREAMRLASHKLPIKTKFVKREELGGDANES, encoded by the coding sequence ATGTTGATGCCAAAACGTGTAAAACATCGTAAAGAACATCGTGGCAAAATGCGCGGACGTGCAAAAGGCGGCACGGAAGTTGCATTTGGTGAATACGGATTACAGGCATTAGAGCCTGCTTGGGTAACCAACAGACAAATCGAAGCAGCTCGTATTGCGATGACACGTTATATTAAACGTGGTGGTAAGGTTTGGATTAAGATCTTCCCATCGAAACCAATTACCCAAAAACCTCTCGAAGTTCGTATGGGTAGTGGTAAAGGTTCACCAGAAAAATGGGTTGCAGTTGTAAAACCAGGCAAAATCTTATTTGAATTAGCTGGTGTGTCCGAAGAAGTGGCTCGCGAAGCTATGCGTCTGGCATCTCATAAGCTGCCAATTAAGACCAAATTCGTGAAGCGTGAAGAATTAGGTGGTGATGCTAATGAAAGCTAA
- the rpsC gene encoding 30S ribosomal protein S3 — translation MGQKVSPTGLRIGIIRDWESKWYAGKDYADLLLEDVRIREFLKKRLYDAAVPTIEIERAANRVNITIHTAKPGMVIGKGGAEVEVLRQELSKMTGKKVHINISEVKNPDLSAQLVAENIAQQLERRISFRRAMKQAIQRTMRAGAKGIKTMVSGRLGGAEIARSEGYSEGTVPLHTLRADIDYGTAEAHTTYGRLGVKVWIYRGEVLPTKNKEVKEGGR, via the coding sequence GTGGGTCAAAAAGTTAGTCCAACAGGGCTTAGGATTGGTATTATTCGCGATTGGGAATCCAAATGGTATGCAGGGAAAGATTATGCAGATCTACTATTAGAAGATGTTCGAATTCGTGAATTCCTAAAGAAGAGATTATATGATGCTGCTGTTCCTACCATTGAAATTGAAAGAGCAGCAAATCGTGTCAATATTACGATTCATACAGCAAAGCCAGGTATGGTCATTGGTAAAGGCGGAGCAGAAGTCGAAGTTCTTCGTCAAGAATTAAGCAAAATGACAGGTAAAAAGGTTCACATCAATATTAGTGAAGTAAAAAATCCTGATCTAAGTGCTCAACTCGTTGCAGAAAATATTGCACAACAGCTAGAAAGACGTATTTCCTTCCGCCGTGCTATGAAGCAGGCAATTCAACGGACAATGCGCGCTGGTGCAAAAGGAATTAAAACAATGGTTAGCGGTCGACTTGGTGGTGCCGAAATCGCTCGTAGTGAAGGCTATAGTGAGGGTACTGTGCCACTTCATACACTTCGTGCAGATATCGATTATGGAACCGCTGAAGCACATACCACATATGGCCGTTTAGGAGTAAAAGTATGGATTTATCGTGGTGAAGTTCTTCCTACGAAGAACAAAGAAGTAAAGGAAGGAGGCAGATAA
- the rplV gene encoding 50S ribosomal protein L22, translated as MQAKAVARYVRIAPRKVSLVLDLIRGKDVGEAIAILRHTPKAASPVIEKVLKSALANAEHNYNMDPDKLVVKEAYANQGPTLKRFRPRAMGRASRINKRTSHITVVLTEKKEG; from the coding sequence ATGCAAGCTAAGGCTGTGGCTAGATATGTACGGATTGCTCCTCGAAAAGTAAGTCTAGTATTAGACTTAATTAGGGGCAAAGACGTTGGAGAAGCGATTGCAATATTACGTCATACACCAAAAGCAGCTTCACCCGTCATTGAAAAAGTATTAAAATCCGCTCTTGCTAATGCAGAACATAACTATAATATGGATCCAGACAAATTGGTTGTGAAAGAAGCTTATGCCAATCAAGGGCCAACATTGAAACGTTTTCGCCCACGTGCTATGGGCCGTGCAAGCCGAATTAATAAACGTACCAGTCACATTACGGTCGTATTAACAGAGAAAAAGGAGGGATAA
- the rpsS gene encoding 30S ribosomal protein S19 — translation MGRSLKKGPFVDDHLMKKVVELNEKNEKKVIKTWSRRSTIFPEFVGHTIAVYDGRKHVPVYITEDMVGHKLGEFAPTRTYKGHADDDKKTKR, via the coding sequence GTGGGTCGTAGTTTGAAAAAAGGGCCTTTTGTCGATGACCATTTAATGAAAAAGGTTGTTGAGCTAAACGAAAAAAATGAAAAGAAAGTCATCAAAACTTGGTCTCGTCGTTCTACCATTTTCCCTGAGTTTGTTGGTCATACGATTGCTGTTTATGACGGACGCAAACATGTACCAGTATATATTACTGAAGATATGGTAGGTCATAAATTGGGTGAATTTGCACCAACTCGTACTTATAAAGGGCATGCGGATGATGATAAGAAGACGAAACGTTAA